One segment of Tenrec ecaudatus isolate mTenEca1 chromosome 1, mTenEca1.hap1, whole genome shotgun sequence DNA contains the following:
- the LOC142459245 gene encoding putative gonadotropin-releasing hormone II receptor isoform X2 codes for MPSGNHTPWGRREPGRAVVSDAAATQPDATWNITVQWLAGDVACRTLMFLKLMAMYAAAFLPVVIGLDRQAAVLHPFGPRSGGKKLLGAAWGLSFLLALPQLFLFHTVRRAGPVPFTQCVTRGSFQAQWQETTYNLFTFCCLFLLPLTAMVICYSRIVLSVSGPRTRKRNHAPADGCALRRSSDNRPRVRLRALRLALLVLLTFVLCWTPYYLLGLWYWFSPTMLTEVPPSLGHILFLFGLLNAPLDPLLYGAFTLGCRRGRRELATDSSREGGSDRTPLRQLGAHLEAGRAGETKETFL; via the exons ATGCCGTCGGGCAACCACACGCCGTGGGG CCGGAGGGAACCTGGCCGTGCTGTGGTCAGTGACGCGGCCGCAACCCAGCCCG ATGCCACCTGGAATATCACGGTTCAGTGGCTGGCTGGGGACGTCGCATGCCGGACACTCATGTTCCTGAAACTAATGGCTATGTATGCTGCAGCATTCCTGCCTGTGGTCATTGGGCTTGACCGCCAGGCAGCAGTACTCCACCCGTTTGGACCCCGCTCAGGTGGAAAGAAGCTTCTGGGGGCAGCTTGGGGACTTAGCTTCCTGCTCGCCTTGCCCCAG CTGTTCCTGTTCCACACGGTCCGCCGGGCTGGCCCCGTCCCTTTCACACAGTGCGTCACCAGAGGCAGCTTCCAGGCTCAATGGCAGGAGACCACCTATAACCTCTTCACCTTCTGCTGCCTCTTTCTGCTGCCCCTGACTGCCATGGTCATCTGCTACAGCCGCATTGTCCTCAGTGTGTCCGGTCCCCGGACCAGGAAAAGAAACCACG CCCCTGCGGATGGATGTGCACTTCGCCGCTCCTCAGACAACCGCCCTCGTGTCCGCCTGCGGGCCCTGCGACTGGCCCTGCTTGTCTTGCTCACCTTCGTCCTCTGCTGGACCCCCTACTACCTGCTGGGTCTGTGGTACTGGTTCTCCCCCACCATGCTGACAGAGGTGCCCCCCAGCCTGGGCCACATCCTTTTCCTCTTTGGCCTCCTCAACGCACCTCTGGATCCCCTCCTCTACGGGGCCTTCACCCTTGGCTGCCGAAGAGGGCGCCGAGAACTGGCCACAGACTCGTCCAGGGAGGGAGGCTCCGACAGAACGCCCCTCAGACAGCTGGGAGCTCACCTGGAGGCAGGGAGGGCGGGAGAGACCAAAGAGACTTTCCTGTAA
- the LOC142459245 gene encoding gonadotropin-releasing hormone II receptor-like isoform X1, which translates to MPSGNHTPWGSATGEDIWAGSGVEVEGSELPTFSAAAKVRVGVTIVLFVSSAGGNLAVLWSVTRPQPSPVRPSPVRRLFAHLAAADLLVTFVVMPLDATWNITVQWLAGDVACRTLMFLKLMAMYAAAFLPVVIGLDRQAAVLHPFGPRSGGKKLLGAAWGLSFLLALPQLFLFHTVRRAGPVPFTQCVTRGSFQAQWQETTYNLFTFCCLFLLPLTAMVICYSRIVLSVSGPRTRKRNHAPADGCALRRSSDNRPRVRLRALRLALLVLLTFVLCWTPYYLLGLWYWFSPTMLTEVPPSLGHILFLFGLLNAPLDPLLYGAFTLGCRRGRRELATDSSREGGSDRTPLRQLGAHLEAGRAGETKETFL; encoded by the exons ATGCCGTCGGGCAACCACACGCCGTGGGGGTCAGCCACAGGGGAGGACATCTGGGCGGGGTCGGGAGTGGAGGTGGAGGGATCCGAGCTACCCACCTTCTCGGCCGCAGCCAAGGTCCGAGTGGGAGTGACCATTGTGCTGTTTGTTTCTTCAGCCGGAGGGAACCTGGCCGTGCTGTGGTCAGTGACGCGGCCGCAACCCAGCCCGGTACGCCCCTCTCCGGTCCGGCGACTTTTCGCCCATTTAGCAGCCGCAGACTTACTGGTCACTTTTGTGGTTATGCCTCTAGATGCCACCTGGAATATCACGGTTCAGTGGCTGGCTGGGGACGTCGCATGCCGGACACTCATGTTCCTGAAACTAATGGCTATGTATGCTGCAGCATTCCTGCCTGTGGTCATTGGGCTTGACCGCCAGGCAGCAGTACTCCACCCGTTTGGACCCCGCTCAGGTGGAAAGAAGCTTCTGGGGGCAGCTTGGGGACTTAGCTTCCTGCTCGCCTTGCCCCAG CTGTTCCTGTTCCACACGGTCCGCCGGGCTGGCCCCGTCCCTTTCACACAGTGCGTCACCAGAGGCAGCTTCCAGGCTCAATGGCAGGAGACCACCTATAACCTCTTCACCTTCTGCTGCCTCTTTCTGCTGCCCCTGACTGCCATGGTCATCTGCTACAGCCGCATTGTCCTCAGTGTGTCCGGTCCCCGGACCAGGAAAAGAAACCACG CCCCTGCGGATGGATGTGCACTTCGCCGCTCCTCAGACAACCGCCCTCGTGTCCGCCTGCGGGCCCTGCGACTGGCCCTGCTTGTCTTGCTCACCTTCGTCCTCTGCTGGACCCCCTACTACCTGCTGGGTCTGTGGTACTGGTTCTCCCCCACCATGCTGACAGAGGTGCCCCCCAGCCTGGGCCACATCCTTTTCCTCTTTGGCCTCCTCAACGCACCTCTGGATCCCCTCCTCTACGGGGCCTTCACCCTTGGCTGCCGAAGAGGGCGCCGAGAACTGGCCACAGACTCGTCCAGGGAGGGAGGCTCCGACAGAACGCCCCTCAGACAGCTGGGAGCTCACCTGGAGGCAGGGAGGGCGGGAGAGACCAAAGAGACTTTCCTGTAA